A single region of the Ziziphus jujuba cultivar Dongzao chromosome 10, ASM3175591v1 genome encodes:
- the LOC107412620 gene encoding UDP-glycosyltransferase 92A1: MAERKENVVMLPFMAQGHIIPFLALALHIERQKGYSITFVNTPFNINKLRSSLPKNSSIRLLEIPFSTSHHGLPPNAENTDVLPYHHVIHLLQASTSLRAPFKKLLQDLIHDHHGHKPICVIADIFFGWTVGVAKELGLFHAIFSGAGGFGLACYYSLWLNLPHRKADSLDFSLPDFEQASKIHVSQLPKNILEADHVEDPWGIFQKENLSAWVDSDGVLFNSLEEFDQLGMQYFRRKLGRPVWPIGPVLLTSESRANSSEKAELCQDWLNTKPPNSVVYVCFGSMNTISLSQMMQLAMALEASGKNFIWVIRPPIGFDINSEFRADEWLPEGFEDRMRSSRRGLLVHKWAPQVEILSHKAVSAFLSHCGWNSTLEALSHGVPLLGWPMAAEQFFNVILLEKEVGVCVEVARGKSCEVRHEDVKAKIELVMNDTDKGNEMRRKAGELRVMIKNAMKHDNVVKGSSIKAMDDFFQCCKKVNQGQQQRA, encoded by the coding sequence atggcagagagaaaagaaaacgtAGTGATGCTCCCATTCATGGCACAAGGACATATAATCCCATTCCTAGCCTTAGCCCTCCACATAGAACGCCAAAAGGGTTACTCAATAACCTTTGTGAACACCCCATTCAACATCAACAAGCTCAGATCTTCTCTCCCTAAAAACTCTTCCATTCGTCTCCTTGAAATTCCCTTCTCTACCTCCCACCATGGTCTCCCTCCGAACGCTGAAAACACCGATGTTCTTCCCTATCACCACGTTATCCATCTTCTCCAGGCTTCCACTTCTCTCAGAGCTCCTTTCAAAAAACTCCTTCAAGATCTCATTCATGATCACCATGGCCATAAGCCGATCTGTGTAATTGCAGATATCTTTTTTGGCTGGACTGTGGGCGTTGCTAAAGAGCTGGGTTTGTTTCATGCAATCTTCAGTGGGGCTGGCGGTTTTGGATTAGCTTGTTATTACTCTCTCTGGTTGAATCTTCCTCACAGGAAGGCTGACTCGCTGGACTTTTCCTTGCCAGATTTTGAACAAGCTTCCAAGATTCATGTTTCACAGTTGCCAAAGAACATTCTTGAGGCTGATCATGTAGAAGATCCTTGGGGGATTTTCCAGAAGGAAAATCTCTCAGCTTGGGTGGATTCTGATGGGGTTTTGTTCAACTCTCTTGAAGAATTTGACCAGCTTGGAATGCAGTATTTCAGGCGTAAACTTGGTCGACCGGTTTGGCCAATCGGACCGGTTCTTTTAACATCGGAAAGCAGAGCAAATTCTTCAGAGAAAGCAGAGCTTTGCCAAGATTGGCTCAATACAAAGCCTCCAAATTCAGTCGTATATGTGTGTTTTGGGTCTATGAATACCATATCACTCTCACAGATGATGCAATTGGCTATGGCTTTGGAAGCTAGCGGCAAGAACTTCATTTGGGTAATTAGGCCACCAATTGGGTTTGACATAAATTCAGAATTCAGAGCCGACGAATGGTTGCCTGAAGGATTTGAAGATCGGATGAGAAGTTCAAGAAGAGGGTTACTGGTCCATAAATGGGCACCCCAGGTGGAGATTTTGTCCCACAAAGCCGTTTCAGCATTTTTGAGTCATTGTGGGTGGAATTCAACACTAGAGGCTCTCAGTCATGGGGTACCATTGCTTGGTTGGCCAATGGCGGCCGAGCAATTTTTCAATGTTATTCTGCTAGAAAAAGAGGTTGGTGTTTGCGTGGAGGTGGCCAGAGGGAAGAGCTGTGAGGTTAGGCATGAAGATGTAAAGGCTAAAATTGAGTTGGTGATGAATGATACAGATAAAGGGAATGAAATGAGAAGGAAAGCTGGGGAATTGAGAGTGATGATTAAGAATGCCATGAAACATGATAATGTTGTTAAAGGGTCTTCTATTAAAGCCATGGATGATTTTTTTCAATGCTGCAAAAAAGTAAATCAAGGACAACAACAAAGAGCTTAA
- the LOC107412626 gene encoding proline--tRNA ligase, cytoplasmic codes for MEKGNANVGCDLRKQEEVMEVTGLGLSNKKDENFGEWYSEVVLKGELIEYHPISGCYVLRPWTMSIWNAMKKFFDAEIEKLGIVDAKFPLFVNSDDLRREKDHIDGFAPEVAWVTKTGKSDLEVPIAIRPTSETVMYPYFSKWVREHHDLPLKLNQWCNVVRWEFSNPTPFIRSREFDWQEGHTAFATKEEADADVEEILELYRRIYEEYLAVPVIKGKKSELEKFSGGLYTTTVEAFIPNTGRGIQGATSHSLGQNFAKVFNINFQNEKGEKAMVWQNSWAFSTRTIGVMVMVHGDDKGLVLPPKVASAQVIVVPVPYKDADSREIFHACTSTVNTLKKAGIRVLADFRDYSPGWKYSHWEMKGVPLRIEIGPKDLRNGQVRVVCRDNSAKIDVPVANLVEQVNQLLATIQQRLFEVAKQKRDACTQIVTTWDEFIEALGQRKLILAPWCDEKEVEKVVKARTRNEMGACKTLCSPFEQPKLPEGTLCFASGKIAKKWTYWGRRC; via the exons ATGGAAAAGGGTAATGCTAATGTAGGCTGTG ACTTAAGAAAGCAGGAGGAGGTTATGGAAGTGACTGGATTGGGACTTTCCAACAAGAAAGATGAGAACTTTGGAGAGTGGTACTCTGAG GTAGTTTTGAAGGGGGAATTGATTGAGTACCATCCTATTTCTGGCTGTTATGTTCTGAGGCCTTGGACAATGTCAATCTGGAATGCCATGAAA AAATTTTTTGATGCTGAGATCGAGAAATTGGGGATCGTGGACGCAAAGTTTCCTCTTTTTGTAAATTCTGATGATTTGCGAAGGGAGAAGGATCACATAGATGGTTTTGCACCAGAG GTTGCTTGGGTGACTAAAACTGGGAAATCTGATTTGGAAGTGCCAATAGCCATTCGCCCAACTAGTGAGACTGTAATGTATCCGTACTTTTCAAAGTGGGTCAGAGAACACCATGACCTTCCTTTGAAACTTAACCAGTGGTGTAATGTTGTTCGGTGGGAGTTTAGCAATCCTACTCCATTTATCAG GAGCCGTGAATTTGATTGGCAGGAAGGGCATACTGCTTTTGCAACAAAGGAAGAAGCAGATGCAGAT GTTGAAGAAATATTGGAATTATATAGACGGATATATGAAGAATACTTGGCTGTTCCTGTTATAAAGGGCAAGAAGAGtgagttggaaaagttttctgGTGGACTTTACACAACAACTGTCGAG GCTTTTATTCCTAATACTGGTCGTGGCATACAAGGTGCAACTTCACATTCTCTAGgtcaaaattttgcaaaagtgTTCAATATAAACTTCCAGAATGAGAAAGGAGAGAAGGCTATGGTCTGGCAGAACTCTTGGGCCTTTAGCACTCGAACG ATTGGGGTCATGGTGATGGTTCATGGGGATGATAAAGGCTTGGTTCTGCCACCTAAAGTTGCTTCTGCCCAAGTTATTGTTGTTCCTGTGCCATACAAGGATGCTGATAGTCGAGAAATTTTTCACGCCTGCACCAGTACTGTGAATACCTTGAAGAAAGCAGGCATTCGTGTTTTGGCAGATTTTAGGGACTACTCTCCTGGTTGGAAGTACTCACATTGGGAAATGAAAGGTGTTCCTCTAAGGATTGAAATTGGGCCAAAAGACTTGAGAAATGGTCAG GTACGTGTTGTTTGTCGTGACAACTCAGCAAAAATAGATGTACCTGTGGCAAACTTGGTTGAACAAGTAAATCAACTGCTAGCCACTATTCAACAAAGGCTATTTGAGGTGGCGAAACAAAAACGAGATGCTTGCACTCAGATTGTTACGACATGGGATGAATTTATTGAAGCACTTGGCCAAAGGAAATTGATCTTAGCTCCTTGGTGTGATGAGAAG GAAGTGGAGAAGGTGGTGAAAGCAAGGACTAGGAATGAGATGGGAGCATGTAAAACTCTCTGTTCGCCATTTGAACAGCCAAAACTTCCTGAAG GTACATTGTGCTTTGCTTCCGGCAAGATTGCAAAGAAATGGACATACTGGGGCCGGAGATGCTAA
- the LOC107412622 gene encoding lysine-specific demethylase JMJ30, which produces MSSSPTSSTFTSGDGDAFDHLDTPTLDAQSSTLLHSISEHGGYAYVRMATLAAAGDFRAAEAAREMAWEQLHSGPWHSVLPVWRDAYSMACLQVANLHFAGSDYREALRVLDMGLIMGGSLLRKDLDSAVDKVSAKARRDEVVSNSDSQLVRGEIDKAEMLRVLPERSLSCKMVVKRSALSLEGFLREYFLCCSPVIITDCMAHWPARSKWNDMNYLRRIAGDRTVPVEVGKNYLCSEWKQELITFSQFLERIQATDSSAVPTYLAQHPLFDQINELRKDICVPDYCFAGGGELRPLNAWFGPAGTVTPLHHDPHHNILAQVVGKKYIRLYPASYSEELYPYSETMLCNSSQVDLDKIDKREFPKVQDLEFVDCILEEGEMLYIPPKWWHYVRSLTTSLSVSFWWNVSEGSTVS; this is translated from the exons ATGTCGTCGTCGCCCACCTCCAGCACCTTTACTTCCGGCGACGGCGACGCCTTCGACCACCTTGACACCCCCACCCTCGACGCCCAATCGTCCACCCTCCTCCACTCCATCTCCGAGCACGGAGGCTACGCCTACGTCCGCATGGCCACTCTCGCCGCCGCTGGCGACTTCCGAGCCGCTGAGGCGGCTCGTGAGATGGCGTGGGAGCAGCTTCACTCCGGGCCCTGGCACTCGGTCTTGCCCGTCTGGCGAGACGCCTACTCAATGGCGTGCCTCCAAGTGGCGAATCTCCATTTCGCCGGCAGTGACTACAGGGAGGCACTTAGGGTTTTGGATATGGGCCTTATAATGGGTGGTTCTCTCCTCAGGAAGGATTTGGACTCTGCGGTCGATAAGGTTTCTGCTAAGGCCAGGAGGGATGAGGTTGTTTCCAATTCAGATAGTCAACTAGTTCGTGGCGAGATCGACAAGGCGGAG ATGCTTCGAGTTTTGCCTGAAAGGTCCCTTTCCTGTAAGATGGTTGTGAAGAGGTCTGCTCTATCGTTGGAGGGATTTCTTCGTGAATATTTCTTATGCTGTTCCCCTGTCATAATAACCGACTGTATGGCTCACTGGCCAGCCAGATCAAAGTGGAATGACATGAATTATCTTAGAAGGATTGCTGGTGACCGTACCGTGCCAGTTGAG GTTGGGAAGAACTATTTATGCTCTGAGTGGAAGCAGGAGCTTATCACGTTTTCCCAGTTTCTTGAGAGGATTCAGGCCACTGACTCTTCTGCTGTTCCAACATATCTTGCTCAGCATCCCCTGTTTGATCAG ATAAATGAGCTACGGAAGGACATATGTGTTCCTGACTATTGTTTTGCTGGTGGTGGGGAGTTGAGGCCTCTAAATGCTTGGTTTGGTCCAGCAGGGACAGTGACTCCGTTACACCATGATCCACACCACAATATACTTGCTCAG GTTGTTGGCAAAAAGTATATTAGGCTTTACCCTGCTTCATATTCAGAGGAACTTTACCCATACAGTGAAACCATGCTTTGCAATTCAAGCCAG GTTGATCTAGATAAGATAGACAAGAGAGAGTTTCCAAAGGTGCAAGACTTAGAATTCGTAGACTGCATTTTGGAGGAAGGAGAAATGCTTTATATCCCACCAAAATGGTGGCATTATGTGCGATCTCTTACAACAAGTTTATCGGTTAGCTTTTGGTGGAATGTCTCTGAAGGTTCAACTGTTTCTTGA
- the LOC132799733 gene encoding uncharacterized protein LOC132799733: MKDSELVKDFIDRLMKVVNQIRILGEELSDRRVVEKVLVSLPEKFEANISSLEESRDLNQISLSELVNALQATEQRRSIRQEEALESAFLALQKGKSPANNNQRKQQDGGSNDKGRDGVGLMFNVERANNLDMLKKFVKTKENRYNKHTKCKLLMKHGKCLDRSFVSQVQIGNGDFIQVQGKEDVAVKTSTGKKEIEVKWVFRAKLNADGTINKHKARLVEKNYVQQSGINCGDTFAPVARHETIKFLLALAAKEGWKVYQLDLKSPFLNGYLQEEMYVEQLESFVVQGKEDKVYKLKEMVK; the protein is encoded by the exons ATGAAGGATTCTGAGTTGGTAAAAGACTTCATTGACAGACTAATGAAGGTAGTAAACCAAATCAGAATTCTTGGAGAGGAGCTGAGTGACAGAAGAGTGGTAGAAAAAGTGTTGGTCAGCTTACCAGAGAAGTTCGAAGCAAATATTTCATCCTTGGAGGAGTCAAGAGACTTAAATCAGATTTCTTTGTCAGAGcttgttaatgctttacaagcaactgaacaaagaaGATCTATAAGACAAGAAGAGGCTTTAGAAAGTGCTTTTCTAGCACTACAAAAAGGCAAGTCTCCAGCAAACAATAACCAAAGGAAGCAGCAAGATGGAGGAAGTAATGACAAAGGACGAGATGGTGTTG GCCTAATGTTCAATGTAGAGCGTGCAAACAACTTGGACATGTTGAAAAAGTTTGTAAAAACAAAGGAGAACCGATATAACAAGCACACCAAGTGCAAGTTGCTGATGAAGCATGGCAAA TGCTTAGACAGAAGCTTTGTTTCCCAAGtccaaattggaaatggagactttattcaagttcaaggcAAAGAAGATGTGGCTGTGAAAACTTCAACag GCAAAAAGGAAATTGAAGTGAAGTGGGTCTTTAGGGCTAAGCTCAATGCAGATGGTACTATAAACAAGCATAAAGCAAGATTGGTAGAAAAGAATTATGTGCAGCAATCAGGTATTAATTGTGGAGATACGTTTGCACCAGTTGCAAGGCATGAGACAATCAAATTTCTACTAGCTCTTGCTGCTAAAGAAGGTTGGAAAGTTTACCAGTTAGATCTGAAATCCCCATTTCTAAATGGTTACTTGCAAGAAGAAATGTATGTTGAACAACTTGAAAGCTTTGTTGTTCAAGGAAAAGAAGACAAAGTTTAtaagctgaaagaaatggtgaagtga
- the LOC125421056 gene encoding G-type lectin S-receptor-like serine/threonine-protein kinase LECRK2 — translation MAWSILSAVPSNICLLVEEDRGVGPCGFNSSCTYDQRATCHCSGGYSFVDPGDVVEGCKQDFLLQSCDKESPEIDLFHYYEMPNGDWAPVAFLAVRSYYKRRKEIKQQPNLSSRESPIFQLCGIKRVKKVKNCVVVAENSLLLKRFNSMVAESDVEFRTEVSAIDRPNHRNLLKLLGFCTEEQHRLLINEFLSNGSLESFLFGDSRINWYGRIQIASDAARGLLYLHEGCSTQIIHCDIKPQNILLDDKFTAKISDLGLAKLLKKNVKAEAGDENEIILAERAYECYVERKLELLVKDDKEATEDLKRVEKLVKIASWCIQDDPSLRPTMKKVEQMVDGTVEASIPPDPSSS, via the exons ATGGCCTGGTCCATTTTATCTGCCGTGCCTTCAAACATATGCTTACTAGTGGAAGAGGATAGAGGTGTTGGACCTTGTGGGTTCAATAGCTCCTGCACATATGATCAGAGAGCCACTTGCCACTGCTCTGGAGGTTACTCCTTCGTTGATCCTGGTGATGTTGTGGAAGGATGCAAACAGGACTTCCTTTTACAAAGCTGTGACAAAGAATCTCCTGAAATAGATCTCTTTCATTACTATGAGATGCCAAACGGAGATTGGG CACCAGTAGCTTTTCTGGCTGTTCGTTCCTACTACAAGAGAAGAAAAGAGATTAAGCAGCAGCCAAATCTTTCCAGTCGCGAATCTCCAATCTTTCAGTTATGCGGGATAAAAAGGGTGAAAAAAGTGAAGAATTGCGTAGTGGTGGCAGAAAATTCATTGCTTTTAAAAAGATTCAACAGCATGGTGGCAGAAAGTGATGTGGAATTCAGAACTGAAGTGAGTGCAATTGACCGACCAAATCATAGAAATTTACTCAAACTGCTAGGCTTCTGTACTGAAGAGCAACACCGGCTTCTCATAAACGAGTTTCTGAGCAATGGTTCTCTTGAAAGCTTCCTCTTTGGAGATTCAAGGATCAACTGGTACGGCAGGATCCAAATAGCCTCAGATGCAGCAAGGGGGCTACTCTACTTGCACGAAGGCTGCAGCACTCAAATCATACATTGTGACATCAAGCCTCAGAACATTCTTTTAGATGACAAATTTACAGCAAAAATTTCAGACCTTGGATTAGCCAAGCTCTTGAA GAAAAATGTTAAAGCAGAGGCAGGGGATGAAAATGAAATCATACTTGCTGAACGGGCATATGAATGCTATGTAGAAAGGAAACTTGAGCTCTTAGTAAAGGATGACAAGGAGGCAACGGAGGACTTGAAGAGGGTGGAGAAGTTAGTGAAGATTGCAAGTTGGTGCATTCAAGACGATCCCTCACTCAGACCCACCATGAAAAAAGTTGAGCAGATGGTGGATGGAACTGTTGAAGCCTCAATTCCCCCAGATCCATCTTCATCTTGA